Proteins encoded together in one Candidatus Zixiibacteriota bacterium window:
- a CDS encoding riboflavin biosynthesis protein RibF: MQVFRESKELKRCLDSRTAVTVGTFDGIHLGHRKLIGYLNDQAQKRDLKSVVVTFEPHPIYVLRPDLPLQRIVLPEEKIERLSKFGLDYLLVLNFNKKLANFTATQFFAEILVGDLDSGFVALG, encoded by the coding sequence TTCCGTGAAAGCAAGGAGCTGAAGCGTTGTCTCGACAGCCGGACAGCGGTTACAGTTGGGACTTTCGACGGCATCCACCTGGGCCACCGTAAATTGATCGGTTACTTGAACGATCAGGCCCAAAAAAGGGATCTGAAATCTGTCGTGGTTACATTTGAACCACATCCGATTTATGTCCTCAGGCCGGATTTACCGCTCCAGAGGATAGTGTTGCCGGAGGAAAAGATTGAGCGTCTTTCGAAATTTGGACTTGACTATTTGCTCGTTCTCAATTTTAATAAGAAATTGGCCAATTTTACGGCCACTCAATTTTTTGCCGAGATCCTGGTCGGAGACCTGGATTCCGGTTTTGTCGCGTTAGG